The following DNA comes from Nicotiana sylvestris chromosome 10, ASM39365v2, whole genome shotgun sequence.
GTGGTGAATGTGAGATTTTCAGATGATTTGAaatactagatggtttgtgttgcacaACCTTATGAAGTATTTAGTTAAATCTCACCATTATATTTTggtagtaatagagtatgggcattgtgagtttttTTGTGTTTTGACCGATGACTTTGAGCTAAGTGGGGAagtctgctattgataagttgattgcgCGGCTAAATGTCGTATCAATTTCAGTTTGAGGCATACTAGcaaatcagttatggcttataggggttgagatcgaggatgactcgagtaaaggaaattttggataagggttgtgttatgctttatgggtatatgagaaacATTGGATGAATTAGTTGTTGTTGTAACAGATGTAACGGGTATGGAGTAGGATACCACTCGACTTCTTAGAAGGATGGGTTACTTCCTTATGTGTTGTCGTACTAATGGGGCACAGGTCATTCGGTTTGTTTGATTAGTTTAATTGAAACCTGAGTAGAGTGGATAACTCGAAAGAATGGTTTTAATGGATTCAAGAATTATAAGTAATAATTGGAGATCATTAGGATGTGTAGTTGGCTAGAAACTAAGGTTTACAttagagggtgtcaagacttatgacatttctatatcattatgaattctacacatcagtatcaggaaggtgaaatTTAAAAGTAGCCAAAGTATACCAGAaggaagataaagaaggagaaagcAGTACTAGAAATTAGACCTATGGGGACGGTTCCAAAACCGTTGCGGCAGGTATTAAATCCGTTGCCGTAGAGGTATTGTGACGGTTTTGCAGCTGCTCCAACAGGTATCATCACAATAGAGCTATGGAGACGGTTCAGTGTAACGGTTTCATAACTGATGCATACGATGGTCTATTGCAACGGTTACTCTATGAATGATATTGCGACGATTCTTTACTCTATAGAACGGTTAAAAATCGTTGCAATAGAGTTCATTATCAACTGCTGTTCAGGCTATTGCTACAGATATTTTATAATATTGTAGCGGTTACTTAATGCTAATGCGACGATTACGTTATACTATTGCAACGGTCACTTTTGGCTTATGTGATTGGGGCTCATGCTATTGCAACAGTTATAATGATATATTGCGACGGTTATTTTCTGGGTTACTGCAACGCCTATCATATCTCTATTGCAACAGTTATACAAACCAACAATGTAACATACCttgaaatatatataatttacgaaaaaaattatttttaaacaaAATCAGAATCCATAATAGGTGTAATATCCATAAAAGCAAAACATTTAACAATATCTGCCAGTGAATTAAAACACATAAGTTTCCAAAGtgtacaaaaataaaatttttctaGTTTCATCATGAATCAACCTAATACTCCTAAGTAAGATCTTCATCACTTTGGTCGCCTACTTCAAGTTCTCCACCTACAAATAATCAAAAAACAAACAATTTAGCAAAAGTTCTATAAAATCAGTGAATTCTCCATTTTAAGAGTTTCCCCACCAGTTAGAATTTGATATCTGACATGCTCAAAAAGTAGAATGCACTAGCAACTATATCAGAAGAACGATGAGATGCACAGATGCACAGAACCATGAGATGCACTTCAAAGGCCCTTAAATCATGCCAGAAGAACCATGAGATGCCCAGATATGCACTAGCAACTATATCAGAAGAACCATGAGATGCACTTCAAAGGCCCTTAAATCATATCAGAACTCTAACTATATCACTAGCAACTTTACCTGTGGTTTATCAGAACTCCAATATTTCAGGAGCTCTTTAAACTGATATTCTGTTATATAATCGGGCCTTTTTGTCATTCGAACTTCATCATTTTGATAGGCATCATAATAATATTTCTTCAGTTGATTTTTATGCCTTCTCCAAGCACTTCCAATTGAAAACAAAGTCCATGTTTTTGCAGCATCAGGAATATCATACTTCAACTACAATTTGATTTCATTTGATTAGCAGAAATTGTAACATACTTTTAACAAATAACTGAACATTTGGATCGGAACTTTAAACCTTAGTATATGTCCATAAATCGTCTTTTGTGTCCATTTTCCTCCAATCCATTATATCCCGCGGGCAAAGAGTTGCAGTCCTTGCCAGTGTACCGAGGAAGCTACCAAACTCTCTTACATCTTCTTTAGTAGGACCAATGGGCTGATTCAAATTGTTAAGCGTGATCACCTTACGCGTCTTTCGGCCATGGACACTACACATTTGTGTCCTGCCTCTTTTTTTATTTGGAGTTACAGGACCAGAAGCTACAACAAATTACAAAAAATCAGAGGTGATGGATGAATTCAGTAAGATTCTAAGTTATGTAGACTTACCTTGTTCTTCAGATCGTTCATTAGCTGTAGGAGTGGTAGAATCTATTTGCATCTGCTTATCTACAATGTGCCCCTCTACAAATTGCTCCTCTACATGTcgtttatttgcttcagatcgtTCTCCTATTATCGGTTGTTCTTCAATTAGTTTTATCAGATGATCTTTCTCTGACCGTATAGCTTGAACGGTTTCTTTTGTTGTCAATGATATTCTCTTTTTTTTGCCAAAC
Coding sequences within:
- the LOC104237688 gene encoding uncharacterized protein isoform X2, translating into MFGKKKRISLTTKETVQAIRSEKDHLIKLIEEQPIIGERSEANKRHVEEQFVEGHIVDKQMQIDSTTPTANERSEEQASGPVTPNKKRGRTQMCSVHGRKTRKVITLNNLNQPIGPTKEDVREFGSFLGTLARTATLCPRDIMDWRKMDTKDDLWTYTKLKYDIPDAAKTWTLFSIGSAWRRHKNQLKKYYYDAYQNDEVRMTKRPDYITEYQFKELLKYWSSDKPQVENLK
- the LOC104237688 gene encoding uncharacterized protein isoform X3; translated protein: MFGKKKRISLTTKETVQAIRSEKDHLIKLIEEQPIIGERSEANKRHVEEQFVEGHIVDKQMQIDSTTPTANERSEEQASGPVTPNKKRGRTQMCSVHGRKTRKVITLNNLNQPIGPTKEDVREFGSFLGTLARTATLCPRDIMDWRKMDTKDDLWTYTKV